A genome region from Tissierellales bacterium includes the following:
- a CDS encoding transporter substrate-binding domain-containing protein, producing MGKKLSLFLIIMCLFVVSGCRNSEKASDVLRVGMDLKYPPFMYMDDSGEPVGLEVDIAKAFGQYLDKEIEIINTDFSMLIPSLETGETDILISDISVNEERKQKVAFTKPYRYGKTLALVNREYYEKHEVSDDMDAQSFFDLNDMRAIGLSGTISVSIPRKYGVGVVEITEIASGLMEINSGTSNVLVGSYKVFGDHAANEKTTEIYSGIKDYSMSAFAIRKEDDYLRERANEFIDKMYDKGGLYEQLKEKYDGPIDDYLEAKGLGLEYIITKPE from the coding sequence GTGGGAAAAAAATTAAGTTTGTTTTTAATAATAATGTGCCTGTTTGTAGTAAGTGGATGTAGGAATAGTGAGAAAGCAAGTGATGTTCTTAGAGTTGGGATGGATTTGAAATATCCGCCGTTTATGTATATGGATGATAGTGGAGAACCAGTTGGTTTGGAAGTAGATATAGCAAAAGCTTTTGGTCAATATCTAGATAAAGAGATTGAAATAATTAATACTGATTTTTCTATGTTAATACCATCATTGGAGACGGGAGAAACAGATATATTGATTAGCGATATATCTGTTAATGAAGAGCGAAAGCAAAAAGTTGCGTTTACAAAACCCTATAGGTATGGGAAAACGTTAGCTTTGGTGAATAGAGAATATTACGAAAAACATGAAGTATCGGATGATATGGATGCTCAATCATTTTTCGATTTAAATGATATGCGAGCTATAGGTTTATCAGGAACTATTTCAGTAAGTATACCTAGAAAATATGGAGTAGGCGTAGTAGAAATAACAGAGATAGCTTCGGGATTGATGGAAATCAATAGCGGAACTTCAAATGTTCTAGTAGGTAGTTATAAAGTATTTGGAGATCATGCTGCAAATGAAAAAACGACAGAGATATATTCGGGAATAAAGGATTACTCTATGTCAGCATTTGCAATTAGAAAAGAAGATGATTATTTGAGAGAAAGGGCAAATGAATTTATAGATAAAATGTATGATAAAGGAGGGTTATATGAGCAGCTTAAAGAAAAATATGATGGACCAATCGATGATTACTTGGAGGCTAAAGGATTGGGATTGGAATATATCATCACGAAACCAGAATAA
- a CDS encoding ATP-binding cassette domain-containing protein has product MNIEMKHVKKYYDERLILKEINLSIMNSKSIGIIGESGCGKSTLLRQLAGMEKVDSGCLTVNNNDMRINDLKEYQEKIGYVFQNHSLFPHMSVRENIMVILHEIKGWSLSESEIRCREVIRQFKLVDIENQIPKKISGGQAQRASIARAISAYPELIFLDEPTAALDPLLTKEVLEAIKILKNSGTDFVFVTHEMDFLMQCADYFVFMDDGEIIEHGPIENIKNPSTKKLYEFMNR; this is encoded by the coding sequence TTGAATATTGAGATGAAACACGTTAAAAAATACTATGATGAGAGATTGATATTAAAGGAAATTAATCTGTCTATAATGAATTCAAAAAGTATAGGTATAATTGGAGAATCGGGTTGTGGCAAATCAACACTTTTGCGACAATTAGCAGGAATGGAAAAAGTAGATAGTGGATGTTTGACTGTAAACAACAATGACATGAGAATTAATGATTTAAAGGAATACCAAGAGAAAATAGGTTATGTATTTCAAAATCATAGCTTGTTTCCTCATATGAGTGTTAGGGAAAACATAATGGTTATACTACACGAAATAAAGGGATGGAGCTTAAGCGAATCGGAAATTAGATGTAGAGAAGTGATAAGACAATTTAAACTTGTTGATATTGAAAATCAGATACCCAAAAAGATTTCAGGTGGACAGGCTCAAAGAGCTTCTATTGCTAGAGCGATTTCAGCGTATCCAGAATTGATTTTTTTGGATGAACCAACGGCAGCATTAGATCCATTGCTTACAAAAGAAGTCTTAGAAGCTATAAAAATACTCAAGAATAGCGGAACTGATTTTGTTTTTGTTACACACGAAATGGATTTTTTGATGCAATGTGCTGATTATTTTGTTTTTATGGATGATGGTGAAATTATAGAACATGGGCCGATAGAGAATATAAAAAATCCTAGCACAAAAAAGTTGTATGAATTTATGAATAGATGA
- a CDS encoding helix-turn-helix transcriptional regulator, which yields MSLVSRVKYDNRINKMNFEIVKLSNFFRTRPSKLIETDFRLDFWMLMYITEGEGIHYINFKEYRYKAGDLILLSKNQIHSFRTDYEVKGYMINVNEPFFFEGEDGCNFSIMSFFEVPYEKPILELDISNESTSRRLIELIYREYNNASGIEVNLIKSLFLSFVYSIRRENREYINEINENHYKIYYRFKQLVEEHFIEIKSVGDYAQLMKLSRKTINLACRKSVDLSAKEVIINRIILEIKRLLSQKKLLNYEISYELGFDEPSNLAGFFKRNTGMSMNEFRKTIG from the coding sequence ATGAGTTTAGTATCTAGAGTAAAATATGACAATAGAATTAATAAAATGAATTTTGAAATAGTTAAATTATCAAATTTTTTTAGAACGAGACCATCTAAGCTCATAGAGACAGATTTTCGATTAGATTTTTGGATGTTGATGTATATTACTGAAGGCGAAGGTATTCATTATATCAATTTCAAAGAATATAGATATAAAGCTGGAGATTTGATCCTTTTAAGTAAAAATCAAATTCACAGTTTTAGAACGGATTATGAGGTAAAAGGCTATATGATAAATGTAAATGAACCATTTTTTTTCGAGGGTGAAGATGGATGTAATTTTAGCATAATGTCATTTTTTGAAGTACCATACGAAAAGCCGATATTAGAGCTTGATATTTCAAATGAATCAACTAGCAGGCGTTTGATAGAGCTTATTTACAGAGAATATAATAATGCTAGTGGCATAGAAGTTAATCTAATAAAATCATTATTTTTGAGTTTTGTGTATAGCATTAGGCGGGAAAATAGAGAATATATTAATGAGATAAATGAGAATCATTACAAAATTTATTATAGATTTAAGCAATTAGTAGAAGAGCATTTTATAGAGATTAAGTCAGTAGGGGATTATGCACAACTTATGAAATTGAGCCGAAAAACTATAAATTTAGCTTGTAGAAAAAGTGTTGATTTATCTGCAAAGGAAGTTATAATTAATAGAATTATATTGGAAATAAAGAGACTGTTATCGCAGAAGAAATTATTGAACTATGAAATTAGTTATGAGTTGGGATTTGATGAACCGTCAAACCTAGCAGGATTTTTTAAGCGAAATACAGGGATGTCTATGAATGAATTCAGAAAAACAATTGGATAG
- a CDS encoding ABC transporter permease subunit (The N-terminal region of this protein, as described by TIGR01726, is a three transmembrane segment that identifies a subfamily of ABC transporter permease subunits, which specificities that include histidine, arginine, glutamine, glutamate, L-cystine (sic), the opines (in Agrobacterium) octopine and nopaline, etc.) codes for MSSLKKNMMDQSMITWRLKDWDWNISSRNQNNVKLKREYLHKFLAFSIIAISFVAIIINATENMNYGLILKNYRALFTAFVMTLGVSLITLVLSMISGFVFYICMISENKFIKSFTNMLKEIVMGTPLLVMIFLVVYVFGIKVNFHNKLVLGIVALSAYMSPYIANSYKTAIAVIDDSQYKVMNLYNFSLYQRYRFIIVPQIVRPLIPSMLNNLSSIIKGSALLKIVSVSEISYTITVISNENYAVVEGYLIMWIMYLMITIPLSMLAKNIGRRYEI; via the coding sequence ATGAGCAGCTTAAAGAAAAATATGATGGACCAATCGATGATTACTTGGAGGCTAAAGGATTGGGATTGGAATATATCATCACGAAACCAGAATAATGTAAAATTGAAAAGAGAATATTTGCATAAATTTTTGGCTTTTTCTATTATTGCAATTAGTTTTGTAGCTATAATAATAAATGCTACGGAGAATATGAATTATGGATTGATTCTAAAAAATTATAGGGCGCTTTTCACAGCTTTTGTAATGACATTGGGGGTTAGTCTAATAACATTGGTATTAAGTATGATAAGCGGATTTGTATTTTATATATGCATGATAAGTGAGAATAAATTCATAAAATCATTTACAAACATGTTAAAGGAAATAGTAATGGGAACCCCACTTCTAGTAATGATATTTTTGGTAGTATATGTATTTGGAATAAAGGTGAATTTCCATAACAAATTGGTGCTCGGAATAGTTGCACTCTCAGCATATATGAGCCCATATATTGCTAATTCATATAAAACCGCAATAGCAGTAATAGACGATAGCCAATATAAGGTTATGAATTTGTATAATTTTAGTTTATATCAGAGGTATAGGTTTATAATAGTTCCTCAAATAGTGAGACCGTTGATACCATCTATGCTAAATAATCTATCGAGTATAATTAAAGGATCGGCATTGTTAAAAATAGTATCTGTTTCTGAGATTTCATATACAATTACTGTTATTTCCAATGAAAATTATGCGGTGGTGGAGGGATACTTAATAATGTGGATTATGTACTTGATGATAACTATACCACTTTCAATGTTAGCAAAAAATATTGGAAGGAGGTATGAAATTTGA
- a CDS encoding 4Fe-4S binding protein has protein sequence MEIRNIFEKFEENAAYTFATINGDYPETRIAHFLMYDDNGLYFQTMKVKPFYKQLKKTSKVSVCSLVSEQGAVSHDEDGLPDFAPGYFIKLSGDCKEIEIDELVSKAQKDKRFLPLVKDIQRYPTMTTFVVHSFSGEVFDYDFEKKKRDHKIYRERFAFGGAEIIPSGFFIEDSCVGCGLCKNICSFNAIVAGKKYFIDGNKCDECGMCYVICPKNSICAKNNLSEKEKEYIKSQIEIN, from the coding sequence ATGGAAATTAGAAATATATTTGAAAAATTTGAGGAAAATGCTGCTTATACTTTTGCGACCATCAACGGGGATTATCCAGAAACTAGGATAGCTCATTTCTTGATGTATGATGACAATGGTCTTTATTTCCAAACTATGAAAGTAAAGCCTTTTTACAAGCAATTGAAAAAAACTTCGAAAGTTTCTGTTTGTTCGCTAGTTTCTGAGCAAGGGGCAGTATCACATGATGAAGATGGTTTGCCTGATTTCGCGCCGGGCTATTTTATAAAGCTTAGTGGTGATTGTAAGGAAATTGAAATTGATGAGCTAGTTTCTAAAGCTCAAAAAGATAAAAGGTTTTTGCCTCTAGTAAAAGATATTCAAAGGTATCCTACGATGACGACTTTTGTTGTTCATAGCTTTTCAGGAGAAGTATTTGATTATGATTTTGAAAAGAAGAAGAGAGACCACAAAATTTATAGAGAAAGATTCGCTTTTGGAGGAGCAGAAATTATACCTTCAGGATTTTTCATAGAGGACTCGTGTGTAGGATGTGGTTTGTGTAAAAATATTTGTAGTTTTAATGCTATAGTGGCGGGCAAAAAATATTTTATAGATGGCAATAAATGTGATGAGTGTGGAATGTGTTACGTTATATGTCCTAAGAATTCTATATGTGCTAAGAATAATTTATCAGAAAAGGAAAAAGAATACATTAAAAGTCAAATAGAAATAAATTAA